Proteins found in one Deltaproteobacteria bacterium genomic segment:
- a CDS encoding AAA family ATPase, producing MKIERVEITNFRGIDHLALDFVDPAGKPLDLVVLAGPNGCGKTSVLEACLLSCEYQALPHGKEGNSFNIGLKSENAEIIIDIDAGSDKKFKLKNTLRSISLEDLVMSKLQNGADVFSEDSISAVWSFAKERQNASEMQKKLKDSVEYFSSSRQQVLAGGLPVAIAGNLESFVTEENVRLKILKSYCIDVTALRGFRRNDNSPKNDPVFESLALAWSYFYPHSKIKFEARPVDSRHIDDQQLNDVRRMNFDLFIVDDLNKKIVSVDKLSSGEIEILCMLGTFAIVKNKPKLLFIDEPELHLHPTWHRAILRALREVLPDTQIICATHSPDVLDAVEYYQRFVLLDENDPRVRLRNSRALSEGGRD from the coding sequence ATGAAAATCGAACGTGTCGAGATCACGAATTTTCGCGGGATCGATCATCTGGCGCTGGATTTCGTCGACCCGGCTGGAAAGCCGCTCGATCTCGTCGTCCTAGCAGGCCCGAACGGCTGCGGGAAAACGAGCGTGCTGGAGGCGTGCCTATTGTCATGCGAATATCAAGCACTTCCTCATGGAAAAGAAGGAAATTCATTCAATATAGGCCTCAAATCCGAAAATGCCGAGATTATAATTGACATTGATGCTGGATCTGATAAAAAGTTCAAATTAAAAAATACACTTCGATCAATTTCTCTTGAAGATCTCGTGATGTCAAAGTTGCAAAACGGGGCCGATGTTTTCAGTGAAGACTCGATATCTGCCGTGTGGAGCTTCGCCAAAGAGAGGCAAAATGCATCTGAAATGCAGAAAAAGTTGAAAGATTCTGTAGAGTATTTTTCATCGTCAAGGCAGCAGGTTTTGGCCGGTGGATTACCTGTAGCGATCGCTGGGAATCTCGAATCTTTTGTCACGGAAGAAAATGTGAGATTAAAAATATTGAAATCGTATTGTATCGACGTTACAGCACTTAGAGGGTTTCGGCGAAATGATAATTCGCCAAAGAATGATCCTGTTTTTGAATCCTTGGCTTTGGCTTGGAGTTATTTTTATCCACATTCTAAAATCAAATTTGAAGCTAGGCCCGTTGATTCACGGCACATAGACGATCAACAGCTAAACGATGTGAGAAGGATGAACTTCGACTTATTTATAGTTGATGATTTGAATAAAAAAATAGTCTCTGTAGATAAATTGAGTTCGGGAGAGATTGAAATATTATGTATGTTGGGCACTTTCGCGATTGTAAAGAACAAGCCGAAATTATTGTTCATCGACGAGCCGGAACTGCACCTGCACCCGACTTGGCATCGAGCGATTCTTCGTGCGCTGCGCGAGGTTCTCCCCGACACGCAGATCATCTGCGCGACGCACTCCCCCGACGTGCTCGATGCCGTCGAATACTACCAGCGATTCGTTCTTCTCGACGAAAATGACCCGCGCGTTCGTCTTCGCAATTCACGTGCGCTCAGCGAAGGCGGTCGCGACTGA
- the gatB gene encoding Asp-tRNA(Asn)/Glu-tRNA(Gln) amidotransferase subunit GatB, with protein MNARPYDIVIGLEVHVQLFTKTKAFCSCPTDFGHDANTQVCPVCMGMPGMLPVLNRRVAEMAVLLGLATHCSVNRESVFARKNYFYPDLPKGYQISQYDKPICEHGWLPVIVDGAERRFGITRIHIEEDAGKSMHGGGGSLLDYNRTGVPLLEIVSEPDFRTSDEAVAYLKTIRQLVRTLGVSDGNMEEGSFRCDANISVRPTPDHPFGTRAELKNINSFRYIQRALEYEAARQWDLLQHGEVVVQETRLYDAEKGRTYSMRGKEEAHDYRYFPDPDLHPLIVEPAMIDAARAELPELPWEKRVRFERDYTLSIYDAEVLTADDELSAYYESVLGEGISPKTAANWVSSELLGALNQRGLELAKNPIDAPRLRELLTLIASEKITGKIAKDVFAAMFDTKDSPAKIVESMGVSQISDVAAIEKIVDEIIAANPKQVEQFRSGKTAVMGFFVGQVMKASRGQAHPQITHDLLAKKLGG; from the coding sequence ATGAACGCGCGCCCCTACGACATCGTCATCGGCCTCGAGGTCCACGTTCAGCTTTTCACGAAGACCAAGGCGTTCTGTTCGTGCCCGACCGACTTCGGCCACGACGCGAACACGCAGGTCTGCCCCGTGTGCATGGGCATGCCCGGCATGCTGCCCGTGCTCAACCGCCGCGTCGCCGAGATGGCCGTGCTGCTCGGCCTCGCCACGCACTGCTCCGTGAATCGCGAATCGGTTTTCGCGCGCAAAAACTATTTTTATCCCGACCTGCCCAAGGGCTATCAGATCAGCCAGTACGACAAGCCGATCTGCGAGCACGGCTGGTTGCCCGTAATCGTGGACGGCGCGGAGCGGCGCTTCGGCATCACGCGCATTCACATCGAGGAAGACGCGGGCAAGTCGATGCACGGCGGCGGCGGATCGCTGCTCGACTACAACCGCACCGGCGTGCCGCTGCTCGAAATCGTTTCCGAGCCCGATTTCCGCACGAGCGACGAGGCGGTGGCGTATCTGAAAACCATTCGCCAACTCGTGCGCACGCTCGGCGTTTCCGACGGCAATATGGAGGAAGGCTCGTTTCGCTGCGACGCCAATATTTCGGTGCGTCCCACGCCCGATCATCCATTCGGCACGCGCGCCGAACTGAAAAACATCAACAGCTTCCGGTACATCCAGCGCGCGCTGGAATACGAGGCCGCGCGCCAATGGGATCTGTTGCAGCACGGCGAGGTCGTGGTGCAGGAAACGCGCCTGTACGACGCCGAGAAGGGCCGCACCTATTCGATGCGCGGCAAGGAAGAGGCGCACGATTATCGCTACTTCCCCGATCCCGATCTGCATCCGCTGATCGTCGAGCCCGCCATGATCGACGCGGCGCGCGCCGAGTTGCCAGAATTGCCGTGGGAAAAGCGCGTGCGTTTTGAGCGCGACTACACGCTGTCGATTTACGACGCCGAGGTTCTGACCGCGGACGACGAGCTGTCCGCGTATTACGAGTCGGTTCTGGGCGAGGGCATATCGCCCAAGACCGCGGCCAACTGGGTGTCGTCCGAACTGCTCGGCGCGCTCAACCAGCGCGGGTTGGAACTGGCGAAGAACCCCATCGACGCGCCGCGCCTGCGCGAATTGCTCACGCTCATCGCGTCGGAAAAAATCACGGGCAAGATCGCCAAGGACGTGTTCGCCGCGATGTTCGACACGAAGGACAGCCCGGCGAAGATCGTCGAGTCGATGGGCGTTTCGCAGATCAGCGACGTGGCCGCGATCGAGAAGATCGTGGACGAGATCATCGCCGCGAATCCCAAACAGGTCGAACAGTTCCGCTCGGGCAAAACCGCCGTCATGGGATTTTTCGTCGGCCAGGTCATGAAGGCCAGCCGCGGCCAGGCTCATCCCCAGATCACGCACGACCTTCTGGCGAAAAAACTCGGCGGCTGA